Proteins found in one Aethina tumida isolate Nest 87 chromosome 1, icAetTumi1.1, whole genome shotgun sequence genomic segment:
- the LOC109608472 gene encoding myrosinase 1-like translates to MTRLELKILFICLLSACVTQAENNGTFPENFKFGTATAAYQIEGGWNEDGKGENIWDHLTHNTSSGVKQNATGDVACDSYHKYKEDVQLLKDLGVDHYRFSISWSRILPTGLTDKINQDGIAYYNNLIDELKKNKIEPLVTLYHWDLPQPLQDIGGWPNPDIATYFKDYADVCFKYFGDRVKMWITFNEAKQTCQQGYGSATMAPLISSPGVGEYQCAHTLLKAHANAWHLYDETYRKTQKGRISIVVDSDWFEANTEADEEAAETRRQFTFGWYANPIFNGDYPEVMRTRIAARSEKEGFDSSRLPTFTAEEIKYIKGTHDFLGVNTYTTSLVEKISEPEYGEPSWEKDMGVRTWQDNSWETSDSDWLKVVPWGTRKLLAWIKKTYGNPEIIITENGVSDDGRLEDSKRISYYWKYLSAILDAMNEDGVNVTGYTAWSLMDNFEWMQGYTEKFGLYQVDFESENRTRTPKASVNFFKELHATHKLPDISGAIQMRSVNYALYSCLIFVAYFLFN, encoded by the exons ATGACACGACTcgagttaaaaattttgttcatctGTTTGTTGTCAGCTTG cgTCACCCAAGCTGAGAACAACGGAACATttcctgaaaatttcaaattcggCACAGCTACCGCCGCTTATCAAATTGAAGGTGGATGGAACGAAGACGGCAAAGGTGAAAACATATGGGACCACTTGACACATAACACCTCCAGCGGCGTTAAGCAAAACGCTACGGGTGATGTCGCATGCGATTCTTACCATAAATATAAGGAAGATGTACAGCTTCTTAAGGATCTCGGCGTTGATCACTATCGATTTTCCATCTCGTGGTCGAGGATCTTGCCCACGGGACTCACCGACAAAATTAACCAAGATGGAATTGCTTACTACAACAATTTAATCGACGAGTTGAAAAAGAACAAAATCGAACCATTGGTAACTTTGTACCATTGGGACCTGCCGCAACCTCTGCAAGACATCGGTGGTTGGCCCAATCCAGATATAGCAACCTACTTTAAAGATTATGCTGATGTatgctttaaatattttggcgACAGAGTTAAAATGTGGATAACATTTAACGAGGCCAAGCAAACGTGCCAACAGGGATATGGAAGTGCCACAATGGCTCCTTTAATTAGTTCTCCTGGAGTAGGAGAATATCAGTGCGCTCATACATTACTTAAAGCTCATGCTAATGCTTGGCATTTATACGATGAAACATATAGAAAAACACAAAAAG GTAGAATTTCCATCGTAGTCGACAGCGACTGGTTTGAAGCTAACACTGAGGCCGATGAAGAAGCTGCAGAAACCAGAAGACAATttaca TTTGGTTGGTACGCAAATCCAATTTTCAACGGTGATTATCCAGAAGTGATGAGGACAAGGATTGCTGCCAGAAGCGAAAAGGAAGGTTTCGATAGTTCTAGGTTGCCGACTTTCACAGccgaagaaataaaatatataaaaggtaCGCATGATTTTTTGGGCGTCAACACGTATACCACATCTTTGGTTGAAAAGATCAGCGAACCTGAATACGGAGAACCGAGCTGGGAAAAAGATATGGGTGTAAGAACTTGGCAAGACAATTCATGGGAAACATCTGATTCGGACTGGTTGAAG GTAGTTCCATGGGGCACCCGAAAATTGTTGGCGTGGATTAAAAAGACTTACGGAAACccagaaattattataacagaAAATGGTGTCTCCGATGATGGAAGATTAGAAGATTCTAAAAGAATTAGCTACTACTGG aaatatctcAGCGCAATTTTAGACGCAATGAATGAAGACGGAGTAAACGTGACTGGTTACACAGCTTGGAGTTTGATGGACAATTTTGAGTGGATGCAAGGATACAC gGAGAAATTTGGATTGTACCAAGTAGACTTTGAAAGCGAAAATAGAACTAGAACCCCCAAAGCATCGGTTAACTTTTTCAAGGAGCTCCATGCGACACACAAACTGCCGGATATAAGCGGAGCTATTCAAATGCGATCTGTCAATTACGCTTTATATTCCTGTCTTATATTCgttgcttattttttatttaattaa
- the LOC109608504 gene encoding E3 ubiquitin-protein ligase Hakai isoform X2, whose amino-acid sequence MHISDVPNTILTKCSKMKEEHEAIHGMNGNSDVHIKEECPKTNYVQGGRLKFFKDGKFILELERAREGERVSWVSVPRKTFWPPQGTAASTPTYRQESSTSLSVSDDNSSIQSSPWQRDHSWKQTTPRRNASKQMAMMYWRPRRVSARRGRRSRKRRRPYCPGPDQPEESSAGRVTSVPKKEQGARGAALLAIVQSLIDRNCRTSTPPRSDMVVSPRKRFLREMEKDRGQVDDSCLKRSRSRPQTAAVTPCLTPPASVGAPIKTDSPPHQRHTPPSQINGSSSSTTDSPVPVENKIPPPVAQTAATTPRNCSYSITSLLAEDHHQRGGGDKVKGGVGASRDRNTSPSHYASPPLRHFAPPPDDRWYTESVDKLRSIELSHVDKRGFHPAHPPPSVYAPHHHPHAHAAHHSPASFLPPPYLYQYAPMPTSYYAAAAAAGVYGRVGYGLPPPGTALYHHSAPPPPPVQLTHAGPPAPAPQPWMAPRSNTVPFKEAPERRDEITDMPLNLSKHAG is encoded by the exons ATGCACATATCCGACGTTCCGAACACCATCTTGACAAAATGTTCCAAAATGAAAGAAGAACATGAAGCTATACATGGCATGAATGGTAATTCCGACGTACACATCAAGGAGGAGTGCCCTAAGACCAATTATGTTCAGGGGGGTCgccttaaattttttaaag ATGGGAAATTTATCTTGGAATTGGAGCGGGCCCGAGAAGGAGAACGCGTCTCCTGGGTGTCGGTGCCAAGAAAGACGTTTTGGCCGCCGCAGGGCACCGCCGCTTCAACACCCACCTATCGACAGGAAAGCAGCACTTCCCTCAGTG TGTCGGACGACAACAGTTCGATCCAGTCGTCGCCGTGGCAGCGCGATCACTCATGGAAGCAGACCACGCCGCGACGCAACGCGTCGAAGCAGATGGCGATGATGTATTGGCGACCGAGACGCGTAAGCGCGAGAAGAGGACGACGCAGCCGTAAGCGACGTCGTCCTTACTGCCCCGGCCCCGACCAGCCGGAGGAAAGCTCGGCGGGACGGGTCACTTCCGTCCCCAAAAAGGAGCAGGGTGCCAGGGGCGCCGCACTGCTCGCCATCGTCCAGTCGTTAATCGACAGGAACTGCCGAACCAG CACTCCGCCGAGATCCGATATGGTGGTGTCGCCGCGGAAAAGGTTCCTACGGGAAATGGAAAAGGATCGCGGACAAGTGGACGACAGTTGTCTAAAACGTAGCCGCAGCAGGCCCCAAACCGCCGCAGTGACTCCATGCCTCACGCCACCCGCTTCAGTCGGTGCGCCCATCAAAACCGACAGTCCTCCGCATCAACGGCATACG CCGCCGTCTCAGATAAACGGATCGTCATCGTCGACGACGGACAGTCCCGTCCCCGTGGAGAACAAGATACCACCACCGGTGGCGCAAACGGCAGCCACGACACCACGCAACTGCAGCTACAGCATTACGTCATTGCTGGCGGAGGACCATCATCAGAGGGGTGGTGGCGATAAGGTGAAGGGCGGAGTAGGTGCCAGCCGCGACCGCAACACATCGCCTAGTCATTACGCGTCGCCGCCACTCCGACACTTTGCTCCACCACCGGATGATCGCTGGTACACTGAAAGCGTGGACAAACTGCGGTCAATAGAGTTGTCG CACGTGGATAAAAGGGGCTTCCATCCGGCGCACCCACCTCCCTCGGTGTACGCACCCCACCATCACCCGCACGCGCATGCCGCCCACCATTCGCCCGCCTCCTTCCTGCCGCCACCTTACCTATATCAATACGCTCCCATGCCCACTTCGTATTACGCGGCAGCGGCGGCCGCAGGCGTGTACGGCCGCGTCGGCTACGGTTTGCCTCCACCCGGCACCGCACTTTACCATCATTCCGCTCCGCCGCCGCCTCCTGTGCAGCTCACACACGCGGGGCCACCGGCTCCCGCACCTCAACCCTGGATGGCGCCGCGGTCCAACACGGTGCCGTTTAAGGAGGCGCCAGAGCGCAGGGATGAGATCACAG ATATGCCTCTGAATCTGTCAAAACATGCTGGTTGA
- the LOC109608504 gene encoding E3 ubiquitin-protein ligase Hakai isoform X1 produces MHISDVPNTILTKCSKMKEEHEAIHGMNGNSDVHIKEECPKTNYVQGGRLKFFKDGKFILELERAREGERVSWVSVPRKTFWPPQGTAASTPTYRQESSTSLSVSDDNSSIQSSPWQRDHSWKQTTPRRNASKQMAMMYWRPRRVSARRGRRSRKRRRPYCPGPDQPEESSAGRVTSVPKKEQGARGAALLAIVQSLIDRNCRTSTPPRSDMVVSPRKRFLREMEKDRGQVDDSCLKRSRSRPQTAAVTPCLTPPASVGAPIKTDSPPHQRHTPPSQINGSSSSTTDSPVPVENKIPPPVAQTAATTPRNCSYSITSLLAEDHHQRGGGDKVKGGVGASRDRNTSPSHYASPPLRHFAPPPDDRWYTESVDKLRSIELSQHVDKRGFHPAHPPPSVYAPHHHPHAHAAHHSPASFLPPPYLYQYAPMPTSYYAAAAAAGVYGRVGYGLPPPGTALYHHSAPPPPPVQLTHAGPPAPAPQPWMAPRSNTVPFKEAPERRDEITDMPLNLSKHAG; encoded by the exons ATGCACATATCCGACGTTCCGAACACCATCTTGACAAAATGTTCCAAAATGAAAGAAGAACATGAAGCTATACATGGCATGAATGGTAATTCCGACGTACACATCAAGGAGGAGTGCCCTAAGACCAATTATGTTCAGGGGGGTCgccttaaattttttaaag ATGGGAAATTTATCTTGGAATTGGAGCGGGCCCGAGAAGGAGAACGCGTCTCCTGGGTGTCGGTGCCAAGAAAGACGTTTTGGCCGCCGCAGGGCACCGCCGCTTCAACACCCACCTATCGACAGGAAAGCAGCACTTCCCTCAGTG TGTCGGACGACAACAGTTCGATCCAGTCGTCGCCGTGGCAGCGCGATCACTCATGGAAGCAGACCACGCCGCGACGCAACGCGTCGAAGCAGATGGCGATGATGTATTGGCGACCGAGACGCGTAAGCGCGAGAAGAGGACGACGCAGCCGTAAGCGACGTCGTCCTTACTGCCCCGGCCCCGACCAGCCGGAGGAAAGCTCGGCGGGACGGGTCACTTCCGTCCCCAAAAAGGAGCAGGGTGCCAGGGGCGCCGCACTGCTCGCCATCGTCCAGTCGTTAATCGACAGGAACTGCCGAACCAG CACTCCGCCGAGATCCGATATGGTGGTGTCGCCGCGGAAAAGGTTCCTACGGGAAATGGAAAAGGATCGCGGACAAGTGGACGACAGTTGTCTAAAACGTAGCCGCAGCAGGCCCCAAACCGCCGCAGTGACTCCATGCCTCACGCCACCCGCTTCAGTCGGTGCGCCCATCAAAACCGACAGTCCTCCGCATCAACGGCATACG CCGCCGTCTCAGATAAACGGATCGTCATCGTCGACGACGGACAGTCCCGTCCCCGTGGAGAACAAGATACCACCACCGGTGGCGCAAACGGCAGCCACGACACCACGCAACTGCAGCTACAGCATTACGTCATTGCTGGCGGAGGACCATCATCAGAGGGGTGGTGGCGATAAGGTGAAGGGCGGAGTAGGTGCCAGCCGCGACCGCAACACATCGCCTAGTCATTACGCGTCGCCGCCACTCCGACACTTTGCTCCACCACCGGATGATCGCTGGTACACTGAAAGCGTGGACAAACTGCGGTCAATAGAGTTGTCG CAGCACGTGGATAAAAGGGGCTTCCATCCGGCGCACCCACCTCCCTCGGTGTACGCACCCCACCATCACCCGCACGCGCATGCCGCCCACCATTCGCCCGCCTCCTTCCTGCCGCCACCTTACCTATATCAATACGCTCCCATGCCCACTTCGTATTACGCGGCAGCGGCGGCCGCAGGCGTGTACGGCCGCGTCGGCTACGGTTTGCCTCCACCCGGCACCGCACTTTACCATCATTCCGCTCCGCCGCCGCCTCCTGTGCAGCTCACACACGCGGGGCCACCGGCTCCCGCACCTCAACCCTGGATGGCGCCGCGGTCCAACACGGTGCCGTTTAAGGAGGCGCCAGAGCGCAGGGATGAGATCACAG ATATGCCTCTGAATCTGTCAAAACATGCTGGTTGA
- the LOC109608503 gene encoding eukaryotic initiation factor 4A-III: protein MAKGKSAAFEDLSNVEFETSEDVEVIDKFKHMHLREELVRGIFAYGFERPSAIQQRAIKPIMKGRDVIAQAQSGTGKTATFSIAILQQLDLTMRETQVLCLSPTRELAVQIQKVILALGDFMNVQCHACIGGTNLGEDIRKLDYGQHVVSGTPGRVYDMIRRRALRTRSVKMLVLDEADEMLNKGFKEQIYDVYRFLPPSTQVVLISATLPHEILEITSKFMTDPIRILVKRDELTLEGIKQFFVAVEREEWKFDTLCDLYDTLTITQAVIFCNTKRKVDWLTEKMRESNFTVSSMHGDMPQKERDNIMKEFRSGQSRVLITTDVWARGIDVQQVSLVINYDLPNNRELYIHRIGRSGRFGRKGVAINFVKSDDIRILRDIEQYYSTQIDEMPMNVADLI from the exons ATGGCGAAGGGAAAGAGTGCGGCTTTCGAGGATTTATCGAATGTGGAATTCGAAACCAGCGAAGATGTGGAGGTTATCGATAAATTTAAGCATATGCACTTAAGGGAAGAGCTCGTCAGAGGAATATTCGCATATG GCTTCGAAAGGCCCTCTGCAATCCAGCAAAGGGCAATCAAACCAATCATGAAGGGCAGAGATGTAATAGCACAGGCACAGTCTGGTACTGGTAAAACAGCCACCTTCTCCATTGCAATTTTGCAACAGCTCGACTTGACAATGCGTGAAACTCAGGTTTTGTGCTTGTCGCCGACCAGAGAACTTGCCGTTCAGATCCAGAAAGTTATCCTCGCTCTCGGTGACTTCATGAATGTGCAGTGCCACGCCTGTATTGGCGGGACAAATTTGGGTGAGGACATCAGGAAACTGGATTATGGTCAGCATGTTGTGAGTGGAACTCCTGGAAGAGTCTACG atatgATTCGCAGACGAGCACTTAGGACGAGGTCCGTTAAAATGCTCGTACTAGATGAAGCCGATGAAATGTTGAACAAAGGTTTCAAGGAGCAAATATACGATGTGTACAGATTTTTGCCACCATCTACGCAGGTGGTGCTCATTTCCGCTACGCTTCCTCacgaaattttggaaattacgTCTAAATTCATGACGGATCCCATTAGGATTTTGGTAAAACG TGATGAGTTAACTTTGGAAGGAATCAAACAGTTCTTCGTCGCGGTGGAGCGTGAGGAATGGAAGTTTGATACGTTGTGCGATCTGTACGACACATTGACTATCACTCAGGCGGTGATTTTCTGTAACACAAAGAGGAAGGTTGACTGGCTTACCGAGAAAATGCGCGAAAGCAATTTTACCGTTAGTTCCATGCATGGTGATATGCCACAAAAAGAAAGAGATAACATTATGAAGGAGTTTAGATCTGGACAAAGCAGAGTACTTATTACCACAGATGTATGGGCTAGAGGCATTGATGTGCAGCAAGTCAGTTTGGTCATCAATTATGATTTGCCCAACAACCGTGAGTTGTACATTCACAGGATCGGTAGATCTGGTCGTTTTGGTCGCAAAGGTGTTGCCATCAACTTCGTAAAGTCTGATGATATTAGGATTTTAAGAGATATTGAGCAGTACTATTCAACACAGATAGATGAAATGCCAATGAATGTGGCTgacttaatttaa